A stretch of the Ictidomys tridecemlineatus isolate mIctTri1 chromosome 5, mIctTri1.hap1, whole genome shotgun sequence genome encodes the following:
- the Oprl1 gene encoding nociceptin receptor isoform X3 — protein MPAMALSCPLGSRSPSWGFTLPCASGGCWGIASSCTSSSGRRGPPRVCVWHTKMKTATNIYIFNLALADTLVLLTLPFQGTDILLGFWPFGNALCKTVIAIDYYNMFTSTFTLTAMSVDRYVAICHPIRALDVRTSSKAQAVNVAIWALASVVGVPVAIMGSAQVEDEEIECLVEIPAPQDYWGPVFAVCIFLFSFIIPVLIISVCYSLMIRRLRGVRLLSGSREKDRNLRRITRLVLVVVAVFVGCWTPVQVFVLVQGLGVQPGSETAVAILRFCTALGYVNSCLNPILYAFLDENFKACFRKFCCASALHREMQVSDRVRSIAKDVALACKTSETVPRPA, from the exons ATGCCAGCCATGGCTCTTTCCTGCCCCTTGGGCTCAAGGTCACCATCGTGGGGCTTTACCTTGCCGTGTGCATCGGGGGGCTGCTGGGGAATTGCCTCGTCATGTACGTCATCCTCAGGTAGGCGGGGCCCC CCACGTGtatgtgtatg GCACACCAAGATGAAGACAGCTACCAACATATACATTTTTAACCTGGCTCTAGCAGACACCCTGGTCCTGCTGACCCTGCCCTTCCAGGGCACAGACATCCTACTGGGCTTCTGGCCATTTGGGAATGCCCTGTGTAAGACAGTCATTGCCATTGACTACTACAACATGTTCACCAGCACCTTCACCCTGACGGCCATGAGTGTAGACCGCTACGTAGCCATCTGCCACCCGATCCGTGCCCTTGATGTCCGGACGTCCAGCAAGGCTCAGGCTGTCAATGTGGCCATATGGGCCCTGGCCTCTGTGGTTGGCGTTCCTGTTGCCATCATGGGCTCAGCACAGGTGGAGGATGAAG AGATCGAGTGTCTGGTGGAGATCCCTGCCCCCCAGGACTACTGGGGCCCTGTGTTTGCTGTCTgcatctttctcttctccttcatcATTCCCGTGCTCATCATCTCTGTCTGCTATAGCCTCATGATCCGACGGCTGCGTGGTGTTCGTCTGCTCTCGGGCTCCCGAGAGAAGGACCGGAATCTGCGGCGAATCACCCGgctggtgctggtggtggtggctgTATTTGTGGGCTGCTGGACGCCTGTGCAGGTCTTTGTTCTGGTTCAAGGGCTGGGTGTCCAGCCAGGCAGTGAGACGGCTGTGGCCATCCTGCGCTTCTGCACAGCCCTGGGCTATGTCAACAGTTGTCTCAACCCCATCCTCTATGCCTTCCTGGATGAGAACTTCAAGGCCTGCTTCCGCAAGTTCTGCTGTGCATCAGCCTTGCATCGGGAGATGCAGGTATCTGACCGAGTGCGGAGCATCGCCAAGGATGTGGCCCTGGCTTGCAAGACTTCTGAGACAGTGCCGCGGCCCGCATGA
- the Oprl1 gene encoding nociceptin receptor isoform X2: MKTATNIYIFNLALADTLVLLTLPFQGTDILLGFWPFGNALCKTVIAIDYYNMFTSTFTLTAMSVDRYVAICHPIRALDVRTSSKAQAVNVAIWALASVVGVPVAIMGSAQVEDEEIECLVEIPAPQDYWGPVFAVCIFLFSFIIPVLIISVCYSLMIRRLRGVRLLSGSREKDRNLRRITRLVLVVVAVFVGCWTPVQVFVLVQGLGVQPGSETAVAILRFCTALGYVNSCLNPILYAFLDENFKACFRKFCCASALHREMQVSDRVRSIAKDVALACKTSETVPRPA; this comes from the exons ATGAAGACAGCTACCAACATATACATTTTTAACCTGGCTCTAGCAGACACCCTGGTCCTGCTGACCCTGCCCTTCCAGGGCACAGACATCCTACTGGGCTTCTGGCCATTTGGGAATGCCCTGTGTAAGACAGTCATTGCCATTGACTACTACAACATGTTCACCAGCACCTTCACCCTGACGGCCATGAGTGTAGACCGCTACGTAGCCATCTGCCACCCGATCCGTGCCCTTGATGTCCGGACGTCCAGCAAGGCTCAGGCTGTCAATGTGGCCATATGGGCCCTGGCCTCTGTGGTTGGCGTTCCTGTTGCCATCATGGGCTCAGCACAGGTGGAGGATGAAG AGATCGAGTGTCTGGTGGAGATCCCTGCCCCCCAGGACTACTGGGGCCCTGTGTTTGCTGTCTgcatctttctcttctccttcatcATTCCCGTGCTCATCATCTCTGTCTGCTATAGCCTCATGATCCGACGGCTGCGTGGTGTTCGTCTGCTCTCGGGCTCCCGAGAGAAGGACCGGAATCTGCGGCGAATCACCCGgctggtgctggtggtggtggctgTATTTGTGGGCTGCTGGACGCCTGTGCAGGTCTTTGTTCTGGTTCAAGGGCTGGGTGTCCAGCCAGGCAGTGAGACGGCTGTGGCCATCCTGCGCTTCTGCACAGCCCTGGGCTATGTCAACAGTTGTCTCAACCCCATCCTCTATGCCTTCCTGGATGAGAACTTCAAGGCCTGCTTCCGCAAGTTCTGCTGTGCATCAGCCTTGCATCGGGAGATGCAGGTATCTGACCGAGTGCGGAGCATCGCCAAGGATGTGGCCCTGGCTTGCAAGACTTCTGAGACAGTGCCGCGGCCCGCATGA
- the Oprl1 gene encoding nociceptin receptor isoform X1: MESLFPAPLWEVLYSSHLQGNLSLLSSNHSVMPPHLLLNASHGSFLPLGLKVTIVGLYLAVCIGGLLGNCLVMYVILRHTKMKTATNIYIFNLALADTLVLLTLPFQGTDILLGFWPFGNALCKTVIAIDYYNMFTSTFTLTAMSVDRYVAICHPIRALDVRTSSKAQAVNVAIWALASVVGVPVAIMGSAQVEDEEIECLVEIPAPQDYWGPVFAVCIFLFSFIIPVLIISVCYSLMIRRLRGVRLLSGSREKDRNLRRITRLVLVVVAVFVGCWTPVQVFVLVQGLGVQPGSETAVAILRFCTALGYVNSCLNPILYAFLDENFKACFRKFCCASALHREMQVSDRVRSIAKDVALACKTSETVPRPA; the protein is encoded by the exons ATGGAGTCGCTCTTTCCTGCCCCACTCTGGGAGGTCCTCTACAGCAGCCACCTTCAGGGCAACCTGTCCCTCCTGAGTTCCAACCACAGTGTGATGCCCCCCCACCTGCTGCTCAATGCCAGCCATGGCTCTTTCCTGCCCCTTGGGCTCAAGGTCACCATCGTGGGGCTTTACCTTGCCGTGTGCATCGGGGGGCTGCTGGGGAATTGCCTCGTCATGTACGTCATCCTCAG GCACACCAAGATGAAGACAGCTACCAACATATACATTTTTAACCTGGCTCTAGCAGACACCCTGGTCCTGCTGACCCTGCCCTTCCAGGGCACAGACATCCTACTGGGCTTCTGGCCATTTGGGAATGCCCTGTGTAAGACAGTCATTGCCATTGACTACTACAACATGTTCACCAGCACCTTCACCCTGACGGCCATGAGTGTAGACCGCTACGTAGCCATCTGCCACCCGATCCGTGCCCTTGATGTCCGGACGTCCAGCAAGGCTCAGGCTGTCAATGTGGCCATATGGGCCCTGGCCTCTGTGGTTGGCGTTCCTGTTGCCATCATGGGCTCAGCACAGGTGGAGGATGAAG AGATCGAGTGTCTGGTGGAGATCCCTGCCCCCCAGGACTACTGGGGCCCTGTGTTTGCTGTCTgcatctttctcttctccttcatcATTCCCGTGCTCATCATCTCTGTCTGCTATAGCCTCATGATCCGACGGCTGCGTGGTGTTCGTCTGCTCTCGGGCTCCCGAGAGAAGGACCGGAATCTGCGGCGAATCACCCGgctggtgctggtggtggtggctgTATTTGTGGGCTGCTGGACGCCTGTGCAGGTCTTTGTTCTGGTTCAAGGGCTGGGTGTCCAGCCAGGCAGTGAGACGGCTGTGGCCATCCTGCGCTTCTGCACAGCCCTGGGCTATGTCAACAGTTGTCTCAACCCCATCCTCTATGCCTTCCTGGATGAGAACTTCAAGGCCTGCTTCCGCAAGTTCTGCTGTGCATCAGCCTTGCATCGGGAGATGCAGGTATCTGACCGAGTGCGGAGCATCGCCAAGGATGTGGCCCTGGCTTGCAAGACTTCTGAGACAGTGCCGCGGCCCGCATGA
- the Npbwr2 gene encoding neuropeptides B/W receptor type 2 — MQSVRHTEVNGSGSSFFAATVGTSLSQDNGTQPNTTFPQPLWVLYVLLPAVYTVICVVGIAGNAAVILVILRAPKMKTVTNVLVLNLAVADGLFVLVLPANIAEHLLQRWPFGELLCKLVLAIDHCNIFSSIYFLALMSVDRYLVVLATVRSRRVPRRTPRVAKVASLCVWVAVTVMVLPFFSFAGVYSNELQVPSCGLSFPKPERAWFQASRIYTLVLGFMLPVCTICGLYVDLLRRLRAVRLRSGTKALGKAKRKVTALVLTVLAVCLLCWTPFHLASVVALTTDMPQTSVVIGISYAITSLSYANSCLNPFLYAFLDHGFRQNFRTTFLC; from the coding sequence ATGCAGTCAGTCAGGCACACAGAGGTCAATGGCAGTGGAAGTTCCTTCTTTGCTGCCACAGTGGGCACCAGCCTCTCCCAGGACAACGGCACCCAGCCCAACACCACCTTCCCCCAGCCACTATGGGTACTCTACGTGCTGCTGCCGGCGGTGTACACCGTGATCTGTGTCGTGGGGATAGCCGGCAATGCGGCAGTCATCCTGGTGATCCTGAGGGCACCCAAGATGAAGACCGTGACCAACGTGCTTGTCCTGAACCTGGCCGTCGCAGACGGGCTCTTCGTGCTGGTGCTGCCTGCCAACATCGCAGAGCACCTGCTGCAACGCTGGCCCTTCGGGGAACTGCTCTGCAAGCTCGTGCTGGCCATCGACCACTGCAACATCTTCTCCAGCATCTACTTTCTGGCCCTGATGAGCGTGGACCGCTACCTGGTGGTACTGGCCACCGTGCGGTCCCGCCGCGTGCCCCGGCGCACCCCACGGGTGGCAAAGGTGGCCAGCCTGTGTGTCTGGGTCGCCGTCACTGTCATGGTTCTGCCCTTCTTCTCCTTTGCTGGCGTCTACAGCAACGAGCTGCAGGTGCCCAGCTGTGGGCTGAGCTTCCCGAAGCCAGAGCGGGCCTGGTTCCAGGCCAGTCGCATCTACACCTTGGTGCTGGGCTTCATGCTGCCTGTGTGCACCATCTGTGGGCTCTACGTGGACCTGCTGCGCAGGCTGCGGGCCGTGAGACTCCGCTCTGGCACCAAGGCTCTGGGCAAGGCCAAGCGGAAAGTGACTGCCCTGGTCCTCACTGTGCTGGCTGTCTGCCTCCTCTGCTGGACGCCCTTCCACCTGGCCTCCGTGGTGGCCCTGACCACCGACATGCCCCAGACATCCGTGGTCATCGGCATCTCCTACGCCATCACCAGCCTCAGCTACGCCAACTCATGCCTCAATCCCTTCTTGTATGCCTTCCTGGACCATGGCTTCCGCCAGAATTTCCGCACCACATTCCTTTGCTGA